The Arcobacter arenosus genomic interval AATTCACCTAATACTTTTTCTAAGCTTTCCATATCTGAAACATTTACTGTTGGCGTTGCTTTACAAATTTTTCTATTTAGACCTTTTAAAACAATTCCATTTCCAAATTCAATCATCATATCTACACTTGATGCATTTGCACTAACTGATTGTTTATATTTAACAGGAGATACTAATTGTTCTGAAAGTAATTCAATAGCTTCATCTTTTGTAGAATAAGCTTCTGCAGTTACATTTGAAATAACTGGTGAAAATTCATCTTTTAAATACTCTTCTAAATATGGTTTTAAATTTTCAACTGCTGATGTTAAAAGTTCACAATGCGATGCAACACTCATATCAAGTACAATTGCTCTTTTTGCTCCTGCTTCTTTAAATGTATCAACTAAGCTTTCTAGGTCAGCTTTAATACCTGCTAAAACTAATTGTCCATCCATATTATAATTTGCTGGCCAAACTTGTTTTCCAAGTTCTTGTTGCTCTTTACAAATATCTTCAACAATTTTATCTCCAAGTCCAACTAGTGCCATCATACCTGCACCTCCACCTGAACAAGCTTCATTCATAAAAAGTCCTCTTCTATGAACTAATTCAACTGCATCTAAATAATCTAATGCTCCAACAGCAACTAATGCTGAAAATTCTCCAAGAGAATGTCCTAATACAAATTCTGGAACAACATCACATTTTTCTTTAAAAATCGCATTTGCAATTGAACTTACAAGCAAAATTGCAGGTTGTGTATATTCTGTTTGTCCTAATTTATCATTTTCTTCAAAAAGAAGTTCTTCAAAGTTTATATTTAATCTTTTGCTAGCTTTACTAATCATCTCTTTAGCGATATCGCTATTTTCAAAAAAATCTTTTCCCATTCCTACAGATTGACTTCCCTGACCTGGGAAAATAAAAGCTACTTTTTTCATCTCTTTTACCTTTTAAATTTAAAATTGAGCAGTATTATACTGAAAGTTTTTATTCATATAAATAAAAAAGCCCAAGAGTGACGAACTCTTGGGCTTTATCTTTAGTTTTAACTTACTTTTAAAACTATATATTTTCGCAAACTGCGAACTAATGGCTACAACCACATCCACCGTGTGATTGTTGTGGTTGAGGCTCAGATGAACAACATCCTCCACCTTCACCATGATCATGTCCGCCACCACCGCAGCATCCACCACCCATAGCAGCCATTCCACCAACTACACCAGTTTGGATCTCTTCTTCAGTTGCATCTCTTAAAGATAATACAGTAACTGAGAACATTAAAGTTTTACCAGCCATTGGGTGATTATAATCAATTGTTACATCAGAATCAGTAAAAGATTTAACAGTTACTTGAACTGTTTCACCTTGCTCACCAGTTCCATATAAAGTCATACCTTCAGTTAATTCAATTCCTGCAAATTGCTCTTTTGGAAGAGTTTGCATTGCTTCTTCATTGTACTCACCATAAGCTTCAGCTGGTTGAACCATAACATCAGCTTGCTCATTTTCAGCCATTTCAACTAGTTTAGACTCTAAACCAGGAATAATTTGACCTCTACCAGAAATAAACTCTAAAGGAGCTCCACCAACATTTGAGTCTAGTTGCTCACCAGAGTTTGCATCTTTTAAACTATATTCAATACCAATTACTTTTGACATCATTTTCCTTTATAAATTTTATTTTAATTTTCTTAATTTTTTTTCAGCTTCTTTTGCCTCTTTTGAATTTGGATAAATATCAATTACAGAGGTATAAAAATTAACTGCATTTCCTAAATCATTTGTTTCTTCAAAGGCAATTGCACTGTGAAGAAGTAATTCAGGCATATAATCAGCTTTGTCATACAACATTGCTGAAGTTTTAAAATACCTAATGGCATCATCATATTTTTCACGGTAATACCACATATTACCAAGATAAAAATTACTTGCCGCAGGCTTATAGTCTCTCTCAATTAATTCCTCAAACATAGGAATTGCTTTTGTAAACCAATCCTTTTTAAATAGTCTATATGCTTCATTGAACATATCTTCACTACTTAAATCGGATGATACCTTTTTTGTTTTAGGTTTTGCTGTAGATTTATTACTAGTTTTTACACCTAAAGATTTTTTTAAAGCTTCAAATTCTTCCCTAGTAATAAACTGACTCATATTTGATTTAAACTCTTTCTCTGAAATATAGCTTTTATTAATTTTGTTTATTGTGTCACTTAATTTTTTTACAGCAAGTTTCAAATTTGCAATATTTTTTGCAAACTCCTCTTGCATTAATAAAATTTGTTCAATATCTGCACGGTGTTTTTCAGTAAGTGTTGAATTCTCTTCAACTTTTTTGATAATCTCATTTATCTTTAAAACTGAAGTATTTAATTTTTGAGAATCACCTTCATAAATAGATTCTAATCCATCTATTCTTTCATTAATTGATTCTAAAGACAATTTAACATCTTTAACTTTTGAATCAACATTTTCTAAAGTTTTTCTTGTTTTAAGTAAATTTTTTTCAGTAGAGTTTAATCCATAAGGATTTTTTGAATTTAAATCTCCCGCACCAAAAGCTGAGACCTCTTCAGCCCCAGCGATGGCACCAAATAAAAAGAAAGTTAGTGCAAGTTTTTTCATAAATTACTTAACTAATTTGTGCTCAGATCTTCTGTTTTTTGACCAACACTCTTTATTTTTGTCAGTACATACAGGATTACTTTCACCAAAACTAACTACAGAAACAGCATTTGAAGCAATACCGTCCATAACTAAAGCATCTTTTACAACTTTTGCTCTTTTTAAACCTAATGCATAGTTATACTCGTCTGTTCCCCACTCATCGCAGTTACCTTCAACTTTAATTGTAGTTCCAGCTTGAACACCTGCTAATTTTGAAGCATTAGATTTTGCTACATCTTTCATTTCAGTTGTTAAGTTATATTTATCAAATCCAAAATAGATGTTTTCAATAAATACTTTTTCTCCATTAATCATATAATAATAACCGTTATCTGCTCTTTCTAACATTGCATCATTAATAACTTCATCTTGAATATTAGAGTTATCAATATTATTTAATGCTGATTCAGAGTTTTTTGGAGCTTCAGTTCCAACTTCAACCTCTTTTTGACTACATCCAGTAAATAATACTGCTGCAACTAAGAAAGTGTAAATGCTTAATTTCTTCATGGCGTTGTTTCCTTATATAAAATTTCAATTGATTTTACTAAATCTAAACTTAAGCGCGGTTTACAAGGGTTTTTGAGATTTTGTATATCTTGTAAAATTATTATACATTATCTTAAATACCCCTTTGTTTATTACCAATCTATAGACTGAATTTTTCCATTTTCAAGGGGGAATAAATATGATTTATCATGATTAAGTCTAATAATTCCAATAGAACTTCTATCCTTAACTGTTTTTAGGAAAATTATAGATTCACCATCTGGAGAAAATTTAGGAAATTGATTACTTCCACTTGCAGTTAACCTTTTTAGATAATCTGATTTTGTAGACATCAAATATAGATTAAAAGCGAAATCACCAAATTCATTCCCTTTATCTCTACTTGTATAAACTATATAATCTTTAAATGTTGTTGCAGACGAATTATTTTTTCCATGATAAACTAATCTTTCAACTCCCCTACTTCCCAGTTTTTTTGCAAAAATATTTGGGTAACTTAATCTATCAGAAACAAAAACTATTTTTGAATCGTTTTCAACAAATCTTGCTCCAACATCAATCCCTTTATAAGTAGTAAGTCTAATTTTAGATTTATTTCTTGTATCATAAAGATAAATATCTGGTTGATATTCTGGGCTTGCAGTAATTAATACCTTTTTCCCATCTTCACTTATATCAGAAGCTACTATCATCCCCTCACTTTTCATAATTACTTCTCTTTTTCTAGTATAAAGATTTGTTTTTACAAGTGTTGGGATACCTTTGTCATAAGTTGTGTAATAAAATTCTTCTTGTTTATTTTTATCTGCCCATTTAGGGAAAATATTCAGCCCACCTCGAATAACTGCTTTTTGAAAAGTTAAAGTATAATCTGCAATTATAATATCAGCTTTTCTTGCCTCTTTATATTGTGAAAATAAAACAAATTTATCCATCCACTCAATTGATGGAGCTTTAAGATGTTTATTAATAGCAATTGAGATTCGATGAGCTAAAAATGGATATCTATCTTCTAGTGATGTTGTAAAACTTCTATTAAATACTAGCTGTCTTGTATTTATATCAAATAGTTTAACCATAATAGATATACCACCAAAACCACTAACTTGAGTATTTATATTTAAAAATAAATCTGTACCTCTGTTTGAAAGAGTAAGAATATTCGGCATAGAGTTATAATCAACACTTTCATTTGATTTTAAAACATCAAAATGACCGCTTACTTCTAAATCTTTTTCAATCATTTTTTTAATCTTAGTTGTTAATGATTTCTTCATTGTATTAGGTGAAACACCAATCTCTACTTTTGGAAGATTTGTAGAGTTTTTTACAATATCAAGTTCTGCATCAGCTGCAAAAACAGAAATAGAAAATATTAAAACTGAAACAATTAATTTTTTTATCATTTATTTATCCTTCTGATTTAAAGTTTATAATAATATCAACTTTAGAGTTAATTTTGTGTGTAGGAAAGCTTTCATTTTTTTGACTTTCTAAAAACTCTTTTAATGATTGGTCAAATCTGTCATTACTAGAATATTTCATTACTCTATAATCAAATACTCCATCATTTGTAATCATTACAAGAACTTTTACTGTAAGTCCAGCTTCTAAAAGTGATGGATTCCATCTTTGCCATAAAATCTCTTTAATTTTTGAAAAATACTCATGCTCTTCACCATTTGATGTAGCAGATGTTTTTGGCATATTAGTTGTAGTTTTTGTATCATTTAAAAGTTTATTAACATTTAAATTATCAGTTTTCTTTTGTTTTTGAAACTTTGATTTAAATCTACTTGGGTCTAATGATTCTTTTACTGTACTAGTATTTTCTTTAACAACTTTTTTTGCAGTTGTTTTTACTTTTGCAAAAAGTGATTTTGCATCAACCCCTTTTTGTTCATTTGATCTTGATGTTGATTTTTTCACTACTTCTTTAGGTTCAGGTTTTTGAACACTTTTCTTTGCAACTTTTTTTTCAGTTGCCTTTGTTGAAATCAATTCTAATTCTAAAACAGTTGTTTTTGAAGAATCATATTTTTTTGGTTTTGGTGCATAAATATAAAGTAAAAAAGAAAAACAAATTGCTAAATAAACTGTAATTGATAAGAATCCAGATAGATAAAAAATACCTTTTTTTTCCATAATTACCCATCAGTTATTAATGCTACTTTGTAAAAACCAGCTTCTTTTACCGATTTTAATACAAACATAATATCATTATAAATTAAAGTTTTTTCTGCTCTTATATGAATTGGAATATTTCTATCTTGTTCCTTTGCAAATAAAACAAAGTTGTCAGGGAAACTATCAAGTTCATATTTCTTTTTATTTACAATTACCATTCTATCTTTTGTTATTAATATATTGATTTTTTTTACTGCTTGAATAGATTGTGTGGCACTTCCTTGAGGAAGATTAATAGGTTCTTCAAACTCAATAACTGGTGCTGTTACCATAAGTATAGCAAGCAATACCAACATAATATCAACTAAAGGAGTAATATTTAAATCAGGTTTTTGGTTGTAATCAAACACGATTTACCCTTTAGCTATTAAAATTTCTGATTGTGCCTTTATATAAGTATTTAACTCATAAACTTTTCTTGTAAGTATTTGATGAAAAGTATAAGCAAATATAGCTACAAAAATACCAGCTGCAGTTGCTACTAAAGCTTCACTAATTGCTGGAGCGATAACAGAAAAACCAACCTTACTTTCATTTGAAAATTTTGCAAATGACTCAAGAATACCAACTACTGTACCAAATAAACCAACAAAAGGTGCAGTTGAAGCAATAATTGACAACCATGTTATACCAACACTTGCATCTTTTATAATATTAATTTCACAAGCATTTAATATCTCTTTTGTATGAACACTATTTGAACATTTGTGTAATGCAGACATGGGAGATAAAGTAGAACTTCTAGAAGTTAAGTCATCAAGAGATTTTTTTTCATTGAAAATAGAAGATTTAATAGATAAAAATCTATAAATAAAAATCCAAAAACATAAAACGAAGTAGAATGAGAGTGTCAATAACACTAAAAGTGTTATTGCACTACCATTACCTAAATAATCTAAAGCTGTATCAATCATTCTTTTCTTACGCGAAAGAGTTGATTTTAGCTTCAACTGCTGCTAATGATACGTTTGCATCTTTAACAGAGTTAACTAAGTCTTTTGCAGCCTCAATATTTTTAGCGATTTCTGAATCTTTTCCAGCTGTTAGAGCAACTGCTCCATCAACTAAACAATCAACAGATGATTCACTAACTTTTACATGTCCCCAATTAATAGCGACAGCTTCAGTTGAGTCTGCTTTTTCTATAATAATTACGCCAACTGTTAGAGAAGAAACTAAAGAAGCGTGTCCTGGTAGAACACCGAACTCTCCCTCTTTTCCAGGAAGAGTTACACTCTTTACTTCATCACTAAAAATTTGACCATTTGGTGCAACTATCGATAATTTTAATGTATCCATAAAGCCGCCTTTAATTATTTCATTCCTTCAGCTTTTGCTAAAACCTCGTCAATTCCACCTACCATATAGAATGCCATTTCTGGAATATCATCGTATTTACCATCTAAGATACCTTTGAATCCTGCAATTGTATCTTTAAGCTCAACATATTTACCAGGAGATCCTGTAAATACTTCAGCAACGAAGAATGGTTGAGAAAGGAATCTTTCAATTTTTCTAGCTCTTGCAACAACAAGTTTATCTTCTTCAGATAACTCATCCATACCAAGAATTGCAATAATATCTTGTAAATCTTTGTATTTTTGAAGAACTGATTGAACACCTCTTGCTACATCATAGTGCTCTTGACCTAAGATATCTGCTGCAAGAATTCTTGAAGTAGAATCTAGTGGATCAACTGCAGGGTAAATACCTTTTTCTGCAATTTTTCTGTTAAGTACTGTTGTTGCATCTAAGTGTGCGAATACTGAAGCAGGAGCTGGGTCAGTTAAGTCATCCGCAGGTACATATACTGCTTGAACAGAAGTAATAGAACCTTTGTTTGTAGATGTAATTCTTTCTTGTAATTTACCCATTTCTGAAGCAAGTGTTGGTTGGTAACCAACTGCTGAAGGGATTCTTCCAAGAAGTGCAGACATCTCAGAACCAGATTGTGCAAATCTAAAGATGTTATCAACGAACATAAGTACATCAAGACCTTTTTCATCTCTAAAGTACTCAGCCATTGTAAGACCAGTTAATGCAATTCTGTTTCTTGCACCTGGAGGCTCAGACATTTGACCATAACATAATGCAACTTTGTCAAGTACGTTAGAGTCTTTCATTTCATGATAAAGGTCATTACCTTCTCTTGTTCTTTCACCAACACCAGCAAATACTGAGTAACCAGAGTGTTTAAATGCAACGTTATGGATTAACTCCATAATAATAACCGTTTTACCAACTCCAGCACCACCGAATAGTCCAACTTTACCACCTTTTGAATATGGAGCAAGTAAGTCAACTACTTTAATACCAGTTTCAAACATTTCTGTTTTTGTAGATTGCTCTTCGAAAGTAGGAGCAGCTCTGTGGATTGACCATTTTGTTGTATCTTCAGGAATTGCTTCACCTTCATCAACTGGTTCACCAATTACGTTAAAGATTCTTCCAAGTACAGCTTCACCAACTGGAACTTGAATAGGTCCACCTAGAGAAATACACTCTTGACCTCTTTGTAAACCTTCAGTCATATCCATAGCAATAGTTCTAACTCTGCTATCACCAATGTGTGCAGCAACTTCAAGTACTAATCTGTCTGCGTTTGCATCAGTTAATGTAACTTCGATTGCTTCATTAATTTCTGGTAAGTATCCGTCGAACTCTACGTCAACAACAGGACCCATTACCTGAATAATTTTACCTTTCATACGGGCAGCTCCTTTAAATTATTTTAATGCTTCAACACCACTGATAATTTCAATCAGCTCTGTTGTAATTGCAGCTTGTCTAGCTTTATTATATTCAACTGTTAATGAATCAACTCTCTCTTTTGCATTTGTTGTTGCAGCGTCCATTGCTTGCATTCTAGCACTATGCTCTGCAGCTAATGAATCAATTAAAGAGTAATACATATTAAAATCAATGTATTTAGCAGTTAATTCTTCTAACACTTCTTCATCATCATCTGGTTCAATTTCTAACATTGAAGATTCATTTTCAGAAACTTCAACATCTTCTAAACTGATTGGTAATAAATCTCTTACTCTAATCTCTTGAGTAAGCATATTTAAGAATCCATTATAAACCAGTACAACTTTATCTGTCTCACCGTTTTGGAAGTCTTTAACAACCTCACCAATAAACTCTGCAGCTCTATCATAATCTGGAGCAGAAGATAAGTCAGATACTTTTTGTGTTAATTGAACACCTTGGAATGAAAAGTAGTCAACACCTTTTCTTCCTGCTACTCTATATCTAACTTTTGTACCTTTTGCTTCATACTCAGCTGCTAATTTACTAACTGTTTTGATTGTTGCCATGTTAAAACCACCACAAAGACCTTTGTCAGCAGTTACAAAAACTAAATCAACAGTTTTTGGGTTTTCAACTGGTACAAATGCTTTACTATCATTTCCACCATCTTGAACTTTGCTAACTCTGTTTGCAATCTCAGAAAGAACTTCATTAATCTTCTTTGCATAACTTCTAGCTTGTTCAGACAATTGTCTAGTTCTAGTAAGTTTTGCAGAAGATACAAGCTTCATAGCTTTTGTAGTCTTCTGAGTGTTTTTAACACTTCCAATTTTTAATTTAATCTCTTTTAAGTTAGCCATAGACTATCCTTATTTTGCGCTGAAAACAGTTTTGAACTCTTCTAATGCAGCTTTTAATGCTGTTTCAGTATCTTCTTCAAGTTTTTTTGCTGTTTTAATTGAATCTAAAATATTTGCATATTTTTGCTCAATAAATGCATGTAATTCTTCTTCAAATCTTACAACATCTTCAACAGCTACATCTTCTAAGTAACCTTTTGTACCAGCATAGATGATAACGATTTGTTTTTCAATTACTAATGGCTTATTAACACCTTGTTTTAATACTTCAACCATTCTTTGACCAAGTTCTAACTCTTTTCTTGTACTTTCGTCAAGGTCAGATGCAAACTGTGCGAATGCTTCAAGCTCTCTAAATTGTGCAAGAGATAATTTTAATGTACCAGCAACTTGTTTAGTAGCTTTGATTTGTGCAGCACCACCAACTCTTGATACTGATAAACCTACGTTAATAGCTGGTCTAATACCAGAGTTAAATAGGTTAGTTTCAAGGAAAATTTGTCCATCTGTAATAGAAATTACGTTTGTTGGAATATATGCAGCAACGTCACCAGCTTGTGTTTCAATGATTGGTAATGCAGTCATAGAACCAGCACCTCTTTCATCTGAAAGTTTAGCAGCTCTTTCTAATAATCTTGAGTGTAGATAGAATACATCCCCTGGGAACGCCTCTCTACCTGGAGGTCTTCTTAATAATAAAGACATTTCTCTATATGCAACTGCGTGTTTTGATAAATCATCATAAACGATAAGTGCGTGTTTACCATTATCTCTAAAGTACTCACCAATTGTAACACCAGTATATGGAGCTAAGAATTGTAAAGCTGAAGATTCAGAAGCACCTGCATTAACAACAATTGTATAATCCATAGCACCTGATTCTTCTAATGTTCTAACAACAGAAGCAACAGAAGAAGCTTTTTGTCCAATTGCAACATAAATACAAATTACATCTTCACCTTTTTGGTTAAGAATTGTATCAATAGCAACTGTAGTTTTACCAGTTTGTCTATCTCCAATAATAAGCTCTCTTTGTCCTCTTCCAATTGGAACAAGTGCATCAATTGCTTTAATACCAGTTTGTAATGGCTCATGTACAGATTTTCTTGCCATGATTCCAGGAGCTTTTTCTTCAACAAATCTTGATTCTGATGATTCAATTGCACCTTTACCATCAATAGGATCACCAAGAGCATTTACAACTCTTCCAACCATACCTTCACCAACTGGAGTCTCTAATAATTTACCTAATCTCTTACAAGAAGAACCTTCTCTTAACCCTTCTCCTGATCCAAGTACAACAACACCAACTGAAGACTCTTCTAAGTTTGAAGCAAGACCTCTCTCACCATTTTCAAACTCTACAATTTCTCCAGCCATAACGTTCTTAAGACCGTATACTTGTGCAATACCATCTGCAAAAGAGATGATTTTTCCCGTTTCGTTAACATCTACATTTAATTCAAAGTTATCAATTCTTTCTTTGATGATTGAACTGATTTCATCTGCTTGAATTTTTGCACCCATTCAATTTCTCCTTTATAAGTTCTAAACTGCTTTTAAAATATGATCAATCATTTGTGACTTAAGTCTCTCTTTTGAGAATGAAATCTCAACACCAAGAGAATCTATATCTACCTTGATACCATCATAATCACAAACGTTTTGTGATAGTGATAAATTAACATTAAATTTTTTACTAAATTGTTCTTCTATTGAAGACATATATTTTGCATCTAATTCATTGTTAGTGTACACTACACCTGTATATGAGTTATTCATTATTGCTATTTTAGATTCTAAATCTTTAACAATTTCTGGGATAAGTTCAAGTCTTTTGTTAGCCCCTAGTAACTTAACAAAATTCTTTAAGTCATCTCCGCTATTTTCAATAAATGAAATAACTAATTCAACTTTTTCACTATTTCTAACTTCTGATGAAGCTATAATAGATACAAACTTCTCATCAGCAAAAGCTGAAGAAATAGCTTTTAAATCATTACAAATAGCAGTTGCAGACTCAACATCTCTACCATCTAATAATGCCTTAACATATCTTTTTGCTATTAAATCATTCATTACGCTACCTTCTTAAGAACAATATTTGCTAACTCATCTTGTGATAAAGAAACATTGTCTGAACTTAATAGCTCTTCAAGAATTTCAGAAACAATTTGTTTCTTAGCTTTAGAAGTTTCAACTTTAACTCTTTCGTCAAAGCTTTTGTTTAAGTTTGCGATTTCAGCATCAACTGCTTCAGCAACTTTTTTCTTAACAGAATCAATATCTGCTTTTGCAGTTTCTACAATTTCTGCTGCTAAAGCTTTTGATTCTTCAAGTTTTTTATTTGCATCTTCTACTTTATCTTTTGAAGCTTTTAAAGTATCTTGTACTTTATCAAGCTCTGCTTGAATTGAAGCAGTTCTATCTGCAAAGAATGCTTTGATTTTATCAGCAAGCAAGTACCATAAAATTCCAGCAAAAATTATAAAGTTAACGGTTCTTTGAACTATATCATAGTTTGTTTCCGCACCTTCACTACTAGCGAACATTGCTACAGGAGCTAGCGCTAATCCAAGTAATAATAATTTTTTCAACCCTAACCTCCTAATTAAATTGAGCTAATCTTAGCTTTTAAGCTCTCATTAAATTGAGGCATTGCAGCTACTAATGATTCTTTTAAAGCTTTTTTCTCTGCTTCTAAATCTTTTATAAAGTTTGCAGATTTAGCTTCTAGATCCTCTTTAGCACTTGCAAGCTTTGCATCAGCAACCTCTTTCGCTTCGTTGTATGCTTGTTCTCTAATTGCAGCTGCTTCTTTTTTAGCTTCAGCAATTACATGATTTGCTTCTTCTAACATCCCATCTACATCAGCAGAGTTTGATTGAGCATTTGCCAAGTCTTTTTTAATCGACTCTGCTCTATCATCCATATGCTTTAATAGAGGTGTAAATAGACAGCTGTTTAGTCTAGCAACAACTAAAAGAAAGATTACTGCCGTACCTAGCAATAATACAGGACTTATGTCTAACATTCATTCCTCCATATTTTTTACAGTTTAGTTTGACTAAAACTGCCTAAATTTTATCCAAAAGTACTATAAACTTATATTAAAATGAGTAAATTAAGAAAAGAATTTTAAAAAGTGTTACCAAAGTAATTAGAAATCTTCTCAATATCTTCTTGAGACTTGATTTCTATCTTAAAATAGTTTTTTTCAGCCTTAACTTTTAAGTTAGATTTTTTAAGATTTTCAATGGCTGATTCAAGTGGTTTAAAATCAAAGTTTTTGATTTTTGTTTTAGCCTTTTTATCAGAAGAATCATCTTTTGATGATTTTAATTTTTTAACTAAAGTTTCTGTTTCCCTAACTGACAACTTTTGTCCAATGATTGAGTCAGCAACTATTCTTTGTTGCTCATCATCTAGGCCTAGCATAACTTTTCCATGTCCTGCACTAATTTTGTTATTTGCTAACAATTGTTGTACATATGAACTTAATTGTAAAAGCCTAAGCGTGTTTGTAATTGATGTTCTAGATTTAAAAACTTTTTTAGAAAGTTCTTCATGAGTTATTGAGTGTTCATTAATTAATTGTGCATAAGAATAAGCTAATTCAATAATATTTAAATCATCTCTTTGAATATTTTCAATTAAAGCTAATTCCCTTAATTTAAACTCTTCAATATCAATAATAATTGCTTTGATTGTATCAAGATTAGCTAACTTATGTGCCTTTAATCTTCTTTCACCTGCAATTAAAATGTAACCATCTATTTTGTCTTTAATTACAGTAATAGGCTGTAGTAAACCATGAGATGAGATTGAATCAGAAAGCTCTTTTAACTTTTCTTCATCAAAAATCTTTCTTGGTTGATTAGGGTTTGGTTTGATTTCATTAATATCTAATTCAACAATCTTATTATTGTTATTAGTTTTATCATAATTATTTGAGTTGTTGTAAGCTGTTTCAACTTCACCTAAAAGTTCCCCAAGTCCTCTACCTAATGCCATAGTTTATCCTAATTTTAAAATTAACCTGCAATTGCTCTTGCTAAATTTGTATAAGCTTTTGTACCAACTGCCATTGAATCATATAACATAATTGGTTTTCCAAAACTTGGAGATTCTGCAAGTTTAATATTTCTTGGAATAACAACATATGATGATTCATCAACTTTAAATAATTTACTTTCAAAATGCTGTGCTAAATCAGCAAACACTTGTTTAGATAAATTGTTTTGAGAAGAATACATAGTTGGTAAGAAACCTCTAATTTGTAATCCTCTATTGATAGTTTGTTTTACTAATTTAATTGTATTTAATAGTTGTGCTAAACCCTCTAAAGCAAAAAACTCACATTGAATTGGAATCAATACTGAGTTTGACGCACTTAATGTATTTATAGTAATAGGTCCAAGTGCTGGAGGTGAATCAATTATAATATAATCAAAGTCTTTTCTAACTGGATCAATTTTTCTTTTTAAAACCAA includes:
- the atpD gene encoding F0F1 ATP synthase subunit beta; amino-acid sequence: MKGKIIQVMGPVVDVEFDGYLPEINEAIEVTLTDANADRLVLEVAAHIGDSRVRTIAMDMTEGLQRGQECISLGGPIQVPVGEAVLGRIFNVIGEPVDEGEAIPEDTTKWSIHRAAPTFEEQSTKTEMFETGIKVVDLLAPYSKGGKVGLFGGAGVGKTVIIMELIHNVAFKHSGYSVFAGVGERTREGNDLYHEMKDSNVLDKVALCYGQMSEPPGARNRIALTGLTMAEYFRDEKGLDVLMFVDNIFRFAQSGSEMSALLGRIPSAVGYQPTLASEMGKLQERITSTNKGSITSVQAVYVPADDLTDPAPASVFAHLDATTVLNRKIAEKGIYPAVDPLDSTSRILAADILGQEHYDVARGVQSVLQKYKDLQDIIAILGMDELSEEDKLVVARARKIERFLSQPFFVAEVFTGSPGKYVELKDTIAGFKGILDGKYDDIPEMAFYMVGGIDEVLAKAEGMK
- the atpG gene encoding ATP synthase F1 subunit gamma, which codes for MANLKEIKLKIGSVKNTQKTTKAMKLVSSAKLTRTRQLSEQARSYAKKINEVLSEIANRVSKVQDGGNDSKAFVPVENPKTVDLVFVTADKGLCGGFNMATIKTVSKLAAEYEAKGTKVRYRVAGRKGVDYFSFQGVQLTQKVSDLSSAPDYDRAAEFIGEVVKDFQNGETDKVVLVYNGFLNMLTQEIRVRDLLPISLEDVEVSENESSMLEIEPDDDEEVLEELTAKYIDFNMYYSLIDSLAAEHSARMQAMDAATTNAKERVDSLTVEYNKARQAAITTELIEIISGVEALK
- the atpA gene encoding F0F1 ATP synthase subunit alpha — protein: MGAKIQADEISSIIKERIDNFELNVDVNETGKIISFADGIAQVYGLKNVMAGEIVEFENGERGLASNLEESSVGVVVLGSGEGLREGSSCKRLGKLLETPVGEGMVGRVVNALGDPIDGKGAIESSESRFVEEKAPGIMARKSVHEPLQTGIKAIDALVPIGRGQRELIIGDRQTGKTTVAIDTILNQKGEDVICIYVAIGQKASSVASVVRTLEESGAMDYTIVVNAGASESSALQFLAPYTGVTIGEYFRDNGKHALIVYDDLSKHAVAYREMSLLLRRPPGREAFPGDVFYLHSRLLERAAKLSDERGAGSMTALPIIETQAGDVAAYIPTNVISITDGQIFLETNLFNSGIRPAINVGLSVSRVGGAAQIKATKQVAGTLKLSLAQFRELEAFAQFASDLDESTRKELELGQRMVEVLKQGVNKPLVIEKQIVIIYAGTKGYLEDVAVEDVVRFEEELHAFIEQKYANILDSIKTAKKLEEDTETALKAALEEFKTVFSAK
- a CDS encoding F0F1 ATP synthase subunit delta, with product MNDLIAKRYVKALLDGRDVESATAICNDLKAISSAFADEKFVSIIASSEVRNSEKVELVISFIENSGDDLKNFVKLLGANKRLELIPEIVKDLESKIAIMNNSYTGVVYTNNELDAKYMSSIEEQFSKKFNVNLSLSQNVCDYDGIKVDIDSLGVEISFSKERLKSQMIDHILKAV
- a CDS encoding F0F1 ATP synthase subunit B; this encodes MKKLLLLGLALAPVAMFASSEGAETNYDIVQRTVNFIIFAGILWYLLADKIKAFFADRTASIQAELDKVQDTLKASKDKVEDANKKLEESKALAAEIVETAKADIDSVKKKVAEAVDAEIANLNKSFDERVKVETSKAKKQIVSEILEELLSSDNVSLSQDELANIVLKKVA
- a CDS encoding F0F1 ATP synthase subunit B': MLDISPVLLLGTAVIFLLVVARLNSCLFTPLLKHMDDRAESIKKDLANAQSNSADVDGMLEEANHVIAEAKKEAAAIREQAYNEAKEVADAKLASAKEDLEAKSANFIKDLEAEKKALKESLVAAMPQFNESLKAKISSI
- a CDS encoding ParB/RepB/Spo0J family partition protein, which encodes MALGRGLGELLGEVETAYNNSNNYDKTNNNNKIVELDINEIKPNPNQPRKIFDEEKLKELSDSISSHGLLQPITVIKDKIDGYILIAGERRLKAHKLANLDTIKAIIIDIEEFKLRELALIENIQRDDLNIIELAYSYAQLINEHSITHEELSKKVFKSRTSITNTLRLLQLSSYVQQLLANNKISAGHGKVMLGLDDEQQRIVADSIIGQKLSVRETETLVKKLKSSKDDSSDKKAKTKIKNFDFKPLESAIENLKKSNLKVKAEKNYFKIEIKSQEDIEKISNYFGNTF